A part of Limihaloglobus sulfuriphilus genomic DNA contains:
- a CDS encoding reverse transcriptase domain-containing protein — translation MGDRIAQMVVKLELEPKLEPIFHSWSYGYRPNKSALEAVGAARINCWQQDWVLDLDIKGFFDSISHELLMKAVRKHTDCRWHLIYIQRWLKAPVMQADGTLEQSSCGTPQGGVISPLLANLFLHYAFDVWMVRHWPDIRFERYADDIVCHCVTEQQAENLLANLRERFNACRLELHPDKTQIVYCKDRRRRKVYHNTKFNFLGFEFRGRQTIDRRGNCFVGFNPAISPQKVKDIRIRVREMVGVKRR, via the coding sequence GTGGGTGATAGAATAGCCCAGATGGTGGTTAAATTGGAACTTGAGCCAAAACTGGAACCAATATTTCACAGTTGGTCTTATGGGTATCGTCCCAATAAGTCAGCTCTTGAAGCTGTTGGCGCAGCCCGTATAAATTGTTGGCAGCAGGATTGGGTACTTGATCTGGATATCAAAGGATTCTTTGATTCAATCAGCCATGAGTTGTTAATGAAAGCGGTGCGTAAACATACTGATTGTCGCTGGCATTTAATTTATATCCAACGCTGGCTTAAAGCACCGGTAATGCAAGCTGATGGCACTCTTGAACAGAGTTCATGTGGGACTCCTCAGGGAGGTGTCATAAGCCCACTACTGGCAAACCTGTTTCTGCATTATGCGTTTGATGTCTGGATGGTCAGGCATTGGCCTGATATCCGATTTGAACGTTATGCAGATGATATAGTTTGCCATTGTGTGACTGAGCAGCAGGCAGAGAATCTTCTGGCAAATCTTCGAGAACGTTTTAATGCCTGCAGATTGGAACTTCACCCAGACAAAACTCAAATCGTCTATTGCAAAGATAGACGACGCCGGAAAGTGTATCATAATACCAAATTTAACTTTCTGGGATTTGAATTTCGAGGCCGTCAAACGATTGACCGCAGGGGAAACTGTTTTGTTGGTTTTAATCCTGCAATCAGTCCCCAAAAGGTTAAAGATATTCGAATACGAGTTCGTGAAATGGTGGGTGTTAAGCGGCGCTGA
- a CDS encoding glycoside hydrolase family 2 protein: MSTQRSLMLSIAAKVFCVCVAVNLLYAADEPDKFEAIAVAGIQKHQSRIEINEPQKLPQIELESKVGDASLPVIKHKKMDSREEFEAELSRLKQQYKPFLADNTPPFAANRSRLELKEFQFRMEDSLDRTDISRVFNGDGQWQQLTIPHYTGPLGWWRAYYRKEFVIPQDVLDKDVQILHFGAVSYECDVYLNGRMVGSHTGWFSPFEIDVTEFINRGGKNVLMVEIRNEPAAQHGQGGRKIFAATSPGWDDPYRGWHCDQSGGGIWQEVYIEGCPKIHISDIFVRPNIDQNYIDVTVEVYQPAAYMLENKQVRVAENIELRVSIYPKNFQGAAIENVIMPTEYPADSCYTEYMGRIKMDDYRLWELESPYLYSICAEISPKGKNGEKDLLVSQFGMRKFVIDTDGEPKGTLYLNNQEVILRGANHMGHLQREAMEGDHEQIIEDILIAKMANMNYWRLTQSPCQPIVYEYCDRLGIMTQTDLPLFELLSRSAFTEAIKQVGEMEKLVRNHPSNVMISYINETNIRHQDNRCYLNRDELEDFFKAATLVVHTYNPDRAVKPIDGDFAPPPPGLPDIHTYSLWYGSGWLPWGKWHRGYNIPGKPGWKWGTGEYGIEGLEAAETMFQYYPKDWLPENTTQPWNPDKIALAQTWRTHLQWYESQNNMQDWIEASQNHQGWAAKMMTRDLRRFKDSTSSAVHLLIDAWPAGWMKTLVDVNRIPKKSYFEYRSALKPLIVDIRMDRTRYFAGEPLDVEFWLCNDKKAELEKGTLIWEVWDGGKRIFAQSKTDVTIPSYDPQFCGYFGYAAPDVKERLSLRIKLAIASPAGDILDATEENVEVFPRIDHSEANQSIQAMIADGDGQGNAFKLASALGLDIKPFKKPYSQADIIFIENLQNIEDVKNDIVEYVRQGGKVVTLEQKENTIFTIDKSNLVFEEFPHKVGREFVSRNTGHKIANDFKPHDFGFWYNSQGDYIDYINTVYAIYNLDLQQPDFSEFAADAIMFNFGTEDAHIEKFNLSCGEVFDEGKGYGWDKNLSTSLRRRNKSDNLMLDTGITVAPGGAATFSVRLENGRYCVTPILGDAVYPNHFDIYAEGKFLDGQDLDAAAWFFKSYDVEVKDGKLDMTVGSVEYGGNVGNVINGLIIEKWSEKTSQRLAARQAASRSRTFSNVLETGYGSTRYAAVGELKIGKGSFFFCQLKTYFDVAVNPVYGEFWQKVIDY; encoded by the coding sequence ATGTCTACTCAACGAAGTTTAATGCTGTCAATCGCTGCGAAAGTATTTTGTGTATGTGTCGCGGTAAATCTCTTATATGCCGCTGATGAGCCGGATAAATTTGAGGCCATAGCTGTTGCCGGCATACAGAAGCATCAATCCAGGATTGAGATTAATGAGCCCCAAAAACTGCCGCAAATAGAGTTGGAAAGCAAAGTCGGCGATGCTTCACTGCCTGTGATAAAGCATAAGAAAATGGATAGCAGAGAGGAGTTTGAAGCCGAACTCTCACGCCTGAAACAGCAATACAAACCATTTTTAGCGGATAATACTCCCCCGTTTGCCGCTAACCGCAGCCGGTTGGAATTGAAAGAGTTTCAGTTTCGTATGGAAGATAGCCTGGACAGAACGGATATTTCTAGGGTATTCAATGGCGATGGGCAATGGCAGCAGCTTACAATTCCTCACTATACCGGGCCGCTTGGCTGGTGGCGTGCGTATTACCGCAAGGAGTTTGTGATACCGCAGGATGTATTGGATAAGGATGTTCAGATACTGCATTTCGGCGCAGTAAGTTATGAATGCGATGTGTACCTTAACGGCAGAATGGTTGGTTCCCATACCGGCTGGTTTAGTCCGTTTGAAATCGACGTTACCGAATTCATAAACCGCGGCGGCAAGAATGTACTTATGGTTGAGATACGCAATGAACCAGCGGCTCAGCACGGGCAAGGCGGCAGAAAGATATTCGCCGCGACAAGCCCCGGCTGGGACGACCCGTATCGCGGCTGGCACTGTGATCAGTCGGGCGGCGGCATCTGGCAGGAAGTTTATATTGAAGGCTGCCCGAAGATTCATATAAGTGATATATTCGTCCGTCCAAACATCGATCAAAATTATATCGACGTTACGGTCGAGGTCTATCAACCGGCGGCCTATATGCTCGAAAATAAGCAGGTGAGGGTTGCTGAAAATATCGAGCTGCGCGTTTCAATTTATCCCAAAAATTTTCAGGGCGCGGCTATAGAGAATGTTATAATGCCGACAGAGTATCCCGCGGATTCGTGTTATACGGAATATATGGGCAGAATTAAGATGGATGATTATAGGCTCTGGGAGCTTGAGAGCCCTTATCTTTATAGTATATGCGCCGAAATTTCGCCTAAGGGCAAGAATGGGGAGAAGGATTTGCTTGTATCCCAATTCGGGATGCGAAAGTTTGTGATCGATACCGACGGCGAGCCCAAAGGTACCCTGTATCTCAATAATCAGGAAGTCATCCTGCGCGGCGCAAACCACATGGGACACCTGCAGCGGGAAGCTATGGAGGGCGACCACGAACAGATAATCGAGGACATCCTGATCGCGAAAATGGCCAATATGAATTATTGGAGATTAACGCAAAGTCCGTGTCAGCCGATCGTATATGAATATTGCGACAGACTTGGAATTATGACACAAACGGATTTGCCGTTATTTGAGCTGCTTTCGCGTTCGGCTTTTACGGAGGCAATTAAGCAGGTCGGAGAGATGGAAAAACTCGTCAGAAATCATCCCAGTAATGTTATGATATCATACATTAACGAAACAAATATACGGCATCAGGATAATCGATGCTACCTCAACCGTGATGAGCTTGAAGATTTTTTCAAGGCCGCTACACTGGTTGTGCATACCTACAATCCCGATCGCGCAGTCAAGCCCATAGACGGCGACTTTGCCCCGCCGCCTCCGGGGCTGCCTGATATTCATACATATTCATTGTGGTATGGTTCGGGATGGCTGCCATGGGGCAAGTGGCATCGGGGCTATAACATACCGGGCAAGCCCGGTTGGAAATGGGGAACAGGCGAATATGGGATTGAAGGATTAGAGGCCGCCGAGACAATGTTTCAGTATTATCCCAAAGATTGGCTGCCGGAAAACACCACACAGCCGTGGAACCCGGATAAGATCGCTCTTGCCCAGACATGGCGTACGCATTTGCAGTGGTATGAATCGCAGAATAATATGCAGGATTGGATCGAGGCAAGCCAGAATCATCAAGGTTGGGCTGCAAAGATGATGACAAGAGATTTGCGGCGGTTTAAGGATAGTACATCTTCCGCCGTGCATCTGCTGATTGACGCATGGCCTGCCGGTTGGATGAAGACATTGGTTGATGTCAACCGCATACCTAAGAAATCTTATTTTGAATACCGCAGCGCACTTAAACCTTTGATAGTTGATATTCGTATGGATCGCACCAGATATTTTGCAGGTGAGCCGTTGGATGTTGAATTCTGGTTGTGTAATGATAAGAAGGCCGAATTGGAAAAGGGTACGCTTATATGGGAAGTATGGGATGGCGGCAAGCGAATATTCGCTCAGTCAAAGACCGATGTTACGATACCGTCTTACGACCCCCAATTCTGCGGTTACTTTGGTTATGCCGCGCCGGATGTTAAGGAAAGGTTATCGCTTAGGATCAAACTTGCAATAGCTTCACCGGCGGGTGATATTCTGGATGCGACTGAAGAGAATGTCGAAGTATTTCCTCGAATTGACCACAGTGAAGCCAACCAGTCAATTCAAGCGATGATTGCCGACGGAGACGGACAAGGCAATGCGTTTAAACTCGCTTCCGCTTTGGGGCTTGATATAAAGCCATTCAAAAAACCGTATAGTCAAGCGGATATTATTTTCATTGAAAACCTGCAAAATATCGAAGATGTAAAGAACGACATTGTTGAATATGTCAGGCAGGGCGGCAAAGTGGTAACGCTTGAGCAGAAAGAAAATACAATTTTCACCATTGATAAGTCTAATCTCGTTTTCGAGGAGTTTCCGCACAAAGTAGGCAGGGAGTTTGTCTCGCGCAATACCGGCCATAAAATCGCAAATGATTTCAAACCACACGATTTCGGTTTCTGGTATAACTCGCAAGGTGATTATATCGATTATATCAATACTGTATACGCGATTTATAATCTTGATTTACAGCAGCCTGATTTTTCGGAATTTGCGGCCGATGCGATTATGTTTAATTTTGGCACGGAAGATGCGCACATCGAAAAATTCAATCTATCCTGCGGAGAGGTCTTCGACGAGGGTAAGGGTTACGGCTGGGATAAGAATTTGTCCACTTCGCTTAGGAGAAGAAATAAATCGGATAATCTTATGCTTGATACCGGTATTACGGTAGCTCCCGGCGGTGCCGCGACTTTCTCTGTTCGGCTGGAAAACGGCAGATATTGCGTTACTCCGATTTTGGGCGATGCGGTATATCCCAATCACTTTGACATATACGCCGAAGGAAAATTCCTTGACGGCCAGGACCTTGATGCCGCGGCGTGGTTTTTTAAGTCTTACGATGTTGAAGTTAAAGATGGCAAACTTGATATGACTGTAGGTTCGGTTGAGTACGGCGGCAATGTCGGGAATGTAATCAACGGGCTGATAATAGAGAAATGGAGCGAGAAGACAAGCCAGAGATTAGCGGCTCGTCAAGCGGCATCCAGAAGCCGTACGTTTAGCAATGTACTTGAAACCGGTTACGGCAGCACAAGATACGCGGCGGTTGGAGAATTGAAGATTGGCAAGGGTAGTTTTTTCTTCTGCCAGCTCAAAACATATTTTGATGTCGCGGTTAACCCTGTGTACGGTGAATTCTGGCAGAAGGTGATTGATTATTGA
- a CDS encoding type II secretion system protein: MFKRNKSGFTLIELLVVISIIALLMSILLPSLGKARKKAREVICLTNLKQWGIMAHMYANDYNDSLHPGYGGERTASRTIRDNLWFAAYRPYHKDTGIIFCPEAGNRFMYDEQGNPTGNMPGHSSWGPYNQDRGWAAEGDSGSYGSNGYCTNPGDTPKIFGSRPNDYFWKKKTVSCANRIPFILDCWWIFGMPQCIDMPPDYVQEGRKTGQDEMRLFTLDRHSGKIGAVFLDGSLRMVGLKELWTLKWHQGYNTNGPWTQAGGVTRGDWPEWMRGFKDF; encoded by the coding sequence ATGTTTAAGAGAAATAAAAGTGGATTTACTCTTATTGAGTTATTAGTGGTGATTTCAATAATTGCTTTGCTTATGTCTATACTTTTGCCCTCTCTGGGAAAAGCCAGAAAAAAAGCAAGGGAAGTTATTTGTCTGACAAATCTTAAACAGTGGGGCATTATGGCGCATATGTATGCAAACGATTATAATGATTCTCTGCATCCCGGATATGGTGGTGAAAGGACTGCCTCACGCACAATTCGAGACAATCTCTGGTTTGCTGCTTATCGTCCTTATCATAAAGATACAGGTATAATTTTCTGCCCTGAAGCGGGTAATAGATTCATGTACGATGAACAGGGAAATCCAACGGGAAACATGCCTGGCCATTCCAGCTGGGGACCTTACAATCAGGATAGAGGCTGGGCTGCCGAAGGCGACAGTGGAAGCTACGGCTCAAATGGCTATTGTACGAATCCAGGTGATACCCCTAAAATATTTGGAAGCCGACCTAATGACTATTTCTGGAAGAAGAAAACTGTTTCATGTGCAAACAGAATACCTTTTATACTTGATTGCTGGTGGATATTTGGAATGCCCCAATGTATAGATATGCCTCCGGACTATGTCCAGGAAGGCCGAAAGACCGGTCAGGATGAAATGAGATTGTTTACACTTGACCGCCATTCCGGCAAGATTGGTGCGGTATTCCTTGACGGTTCGTTAAGAATGGTGGGGCTCAAAGAGCTCTGGACATTGAAGTGGCATCAAGGATACAATACAAACGGACCGTGGACGCAAGCCGGCGGTGTTACTCGTGGAGACTGGCCTGAATGGATGAGGGGATTTAAAGATTTTTAA
- a CDS encoding LamG-like jellyroll fold domain-containing protein, whose product MSSKKLINGFLLLVLFTGAASCFAVRTNFIGTGTDHLWGDPASWSAGVPTADDEASVEGSGTCIVDPNGLCAYLVGPGRGAGHTTLTVRGPLDVSGTSGWRAAYFGEGTLNVEPGAVINVTPRIYFATGISGSLIGKLNVNMSGGSIYTPGYFQFAGDGAATSVNMDMSGGSISAGNHIYLGTKGDCTVNMTGGQMTTPVGIHLYMGFTTGTSELTVDGGVVNIGGSLRMGDTGAAAILNVDSGSFSVGNELLIGHHVNGNATVNISGGTVSGILASTGKYGASNNVINMSGGEFNVTNTFAVNVTADTSTQINLDGGVMTLGGLTIGNGGLIDIEQGVLKVAGNATVAVQTYIAAGKITGYGDVRNVMVNYDGTHTVVIADPTLMLYANTPSPSSVGLFELSGLSLSWTAGEGAVKHQVYFGDDQQLVADADTSTSGIYKGEVTDASYTLEQILQPASAYYWRVDEIDGSDQVISTGYVWTLATEDYFVLDDFEGYASDSELQLVWDGDVTLDDDYIIGVYNTPKSMSIAYNTASETVFEFDSPKDFVVADVKSMTLYIHADKNNTPGQFYAKLIDHTGYESRIDVPNSDSATVDYWRSWTFWPIRISDFDDETLDLNNIAKIAFGIDGSAGSGSVNIDLITLWLQKSFDFASLQSGDLDLSGVVDLYDFTMLAADWGLVEETIDAAAEVSDDGLVFYYKFDDGSGYWATDEIDGNDRAPLNTPAFVTSGGYDDSGALSCDGSVIVTVPSSSYSSLSEAITISVWLKPESMPGLTRIFDAPGTPYYSAWASLAWKSNAIAGASLFQTSYTSASESENTTRFFNIPAYDSQWLHCALVKDSASGFQGIYIDGELIAKTEVEHPLNPMTGFVIANTAAGNRGFIGLIDEFCCYARALSQAEIIALSEQASVEQPILPTVSDINEDGTVGIDDFTIMTENWLDTILWP is encoded by the coding sequence ATGAGTAGTAAAAAATTAATAAATGGTTTTCTGTTATTGGTTTTGTTTACAGGCGCGGCGTCTTGTTTTGCTGTCAGGACTAATTTCATTGGTACGGGTACAGATCATTTGTGGGGCGACCCTGCCAGTTGGAGTGCGGGAGTGCCTACCGCTGACGATGAGGCATCGGTCGAGGGCAGCGGCACCTGTATCGTTGACCCTAACGGGCTTTGCGCTTATCTTGTAGGGCCGGGAAGAGGTGCCGGGCATACCACGCTTACGGTTAGAGGGCCGCTTGACGTAAGCGGCACATCGGGCTGGAGAGCGGCATACTTCGGCGAGGGCACATTGAACGTTGAGCCGGGAGCGGTGATAAATGTAACGCCACGAATATATTTCGCTACCGGTATTTCGGGTAGCCTGATAGGCAAACTTAATGTAAATATGAGCGGCGGCAGTATATATACTCCGGGATATTTTCAGTTTGCAGGAGATGGTGCCGCAACATCCGTCAATATGGATATGAGCGGCGGCAGCATTTCCGCGGGTAACCATATTTATTTAGGCACAAAGGGCGATTGTACTGTGAATATGACAGGCGGCCAGATGACTACGCCTGTCGGTATACATCTGTATATGGGATTTACCACCGGTACAAGCGAACTGACGGTCGACGGCGGTGTGGTGAATATCGGCGGGTCATTGCGAATGGGCGATACCGGTGCTGCGGCAATCTTAAATGTTGATTCAGGCAGCTTTAGTGTAGGGAACGAACTCCTAATAGGCCATCATGTAAACGGTAATGCAACCGTTAATATATCTGGCGGTACAGTATCAGGCATTTTAGCCAGTACCGGCAAATATGGAGCGTCGAATAATGTTATCAATATGTCAGGCGGTGAGTTTAACGTAACCAACACATTTGCCGTAAACGTTACGGCAGACACAAGCACTCAAATCAATCTTGACGGTGGAGTTATGACGCTTGGCGGCCTTACGATAGGTAACGGCGGTTTGATCGATATAGAACAGGGTGTGCTTAAAGTCGCTGGCAATGCTACCGTTGCGGTGCAGACTTATATCGCCGCCGGTAAAATAACCGGTTATGGTGATGTTCGCAATGTTATGGTCAATTATGATGGTACCCATACAGTAGTTATTGCAGATCCGACTCTTATGCTTTATGCAAATACTCCGTCCCCGTCATCGGTAGGTTTGTTTGAATTGAGCGGGTTGTCGCTATCGTGGACTGCCGGTGAAGGCGCTGTGAAACATCAAGTATATTTTGGTGATGACCAGCAGCTTGTTGCCGATGCGGATACTTCCACGTCAGGCATTTATAAAGGTGAAGTAACCGACGCAAGTTATACACTTGAACAAATCCTTCAGCCTGCAAGCGCCTATTACTGGAGAGTAGATGAGATTGACGGTTCCGATCAGGTCATTTCTACCGGATACGTGTGGACCCTCGCGACAGAGGACTATTTTGTCCTTGACGATTTTGAAGGCTATGCGTCCGACAGTGAGTTGCAACTGGTCTGGGACGGCGATGTTACCCTTGACGATGATTATATTATTGGCGTATATAATACGCCAAAGTCAATGTCAATTGCATACAATACGGCATCGGAGACAGTGTTTGAGTTTGACTCTCCAAAAGACTTCGTTGTAGCGGACGTGAAGTCGATGACGCTTTATATCCACGCCGACAAAAACAATACGCCAGGCCAATTCTATGCCAAGCTTATAGATCATACCGGTTACGAATCCAGGATCGATGTTCCAAATAGCGATTCGGCAACGGTTGATTATTGGAGGTCATGGACGTTTTGGCCGATAAGGATATCCGATTTCGACGACGAAACTCTTGATCTGAACAATATCGCCAAGATAGCGTTCGGCATCGACGGTTCCGCCGGTTCGGGCAGCGTCAATATCGATCTGATAACGCTTTGGCTTCAGAAGAGCTTCGATTTCGCAAGCCTGCAATCCGGCGATCTTGACCTCAGTGGCGTTGTTGATCTTTATGACTTCACCATGCTTGCCGCCGATTGGGGGCTTGTTGAAGAGACGATTGACGCAGCCGCCGAAGTCAGCGACGACGGGCTTGTCTTCTACTACAAATTTGACGATGGTTCCGGGTACTGGGCAACAGATGAGATTGACGGCAACGACAGGGCTCCGCTCAATACGCCGGCTTTTGTTACTTCCGGCGGTTACGACGACAGCGGCGCATTGTCTTGCGACGGCAGTGTTATAGTTACCGTGCCGTCAAGTTCATATTCATCTCTAAGTGAGGCGATCACGATTTCCGTGTGGCTCAAACCGGAATCGATGCCTGGTCTAACAAGGATATTTGACGCCCCCGGCACCCCTTATTACAGTGCTTGGGCTTCTCTTGCATGGAAGTCTAATGCCATTGCGGGAGCGTCTTTGTTCCAGACATCGTACACTTCGGCAAGTGAGTCTGAAAACACTACCAGATTCTTTAATATTCCTGCTTATGACTCGCAGTGGCTTCATTGCGCACTTGTTAAAGATTCTGCTTCCGGTTTTCAGGGCATTTATATTGACGGTGAACTGATCGCCAAAACCGAGGTTGAACATCCGCTGAATCCTATGACAGGCTTTGTTATCGCCAATACCGCGGCAGGCAACAGGGGCTTCATTGGATTGATTGATGAATTCTGCTGTTATGCCCGCGCCCTCAGTCAGGCAGAGATAATTGCCCTAAGTGAACAGGCATCTGTCGAACAGCCGATCCTGCCGACAGTTTCGGATATCAATGAGGACGGAACAGTCGGAATTGATGATTTTACAATTATGACAGAGAATTGGTTAGATACAATCCTTTGGCCATAA
- a CDS encoding LacI family DNA-binding transcriptional regulator, whose product MEATTCSKKPRKVNQTLVAERLNVSVATVSKALRGMSDIGEETVRKVQMAAREIGYDRKTKNGIGDLANTECGFIGVLVNKSTYPASRGGYFEGLSKEAVARNMSLVSHYASKNECKYIIERSHQPWVIRNNAVKGLVLIHHWPEEIVNYLSKLFPCVSIMHQYDDPAVGYVGVDSSSAIGKLMDMLYEAGHRNIGFFGHNGAISWSRRRFAAYTESLCRLGLAVNSQSIVEVEQDYPEKGGLDWEKHFDYVASQIRAGVTAWMCPSDLAGHELYTGLTRRGFSVPRDVSITGFDSSSMESSIRLTSVKVRSVEMGVMALKMLLMDHSGYNMPRQVVKLDCDIALGETVAGLKT is encoded by the coding sequence ATGGAAGCAACGACATGTAGCAAAAAACCACGGAAAGTCAACCAAACGCTTGTAGCCGAACGACTCAACGTTTCAGTTGCAACAGTCTCCAAGGCCCTTCGGGGCATGTCAGATATCGGTGAAGAAACCGTCAGAAAAGTCCAGATGGCCGCCCGGGAAATTGGGTATGATCGGAAAACAAAAAACGGCATTGGTGATTTGGCAAACACTGAGTGCGGATTTATTGGTGTGCTTGTCAATAAAAGTACGTATCCGGCTTCAAGGGGGGGGTATTTTGAAGGATTATCGAAAGAAGCTGTTGCCCGAAACATGTCATTGGTGTCTCATTATGCCAGTAAAAACGAGTGTAAATATATTATTGAGAGGTCACATCAACCCTGGGTCATCAGAAATAACGCAGTCAAAGGGCTGGTTCTGATTCATCACTGGCCTGAAGAGATTGTAAATTACCTGTCAAAACTGTTTCCCTGTGTTTCTATTATGCACCAGTATGACGACCCGGCAGTTGGATACGTTGGGGTTGATTCGTCAAGCGCGATTGGGAAATTGATGGACATGCTGTATGAAGCCGGCCATCGAAACATTGGTTTCTTCGGACATAACGGAGCGATTAGTTGGTCCCGCAGAAGATTTGCTGCATATACTGAATCGCTTTGCCGCCTGGGTCTGGCAGTGAATTCGCAATCAATTGTAGAAGTAGAGCAGGACTACCCGGAAAAAGGCGGATTGGATTGGGAAAAACATTTTGATTACGTTGCTTCACAAATTAGAGCAGGGGTAACTGCGTGGATGTGTCCCAGCGACCTGGCAGGGCATGAGCTGTACACTGGACTCACTCGCCGCGGTTTTTCAGTTCCGCGAGATGTTTCGATTACAGGTTTTGATTCGAGTTCGATGGAAAGTTCAATCAGACTTACCAGCGTCAAGGTTCGAAGCGTTGAAATGGGTGTCATGGCATTGAAAATGTTGCTGATGGATCATTCTGGTTATAATATGCCCCGGCAGGTGGTTAAACTGGACTGTGATATTGCCTTGGGCGAAACTGTTGCCGGCTTGAAAACGTAA
- a CDS encoding uroporphyrinogen decarboxylase family protein: protein MFVELFGPLIGLEEEWAAQGATQDELDMIAFDWDYVDFIDCGANAFFLGKVTEPKILEENDNSIIAVDSLGRKTKLCKGSSTLPLPLDWPVKDMQSWEKIKPLFKYSDARIDEKSILHAKKRQQEDGYIVTANIFGAFDTIRMLMGDENACIVYYTDPDLALNILNTITEMTLKVFEQTLKKIHVDQLMTHEDMAGKSGPLVGPKQIEEFYKPYYHKVWDLFESHGTPIFQMDSDGNIENIIDVLMECGINSVYPVEPAAGMDIVKLRKKYGNQLMMFGGIDKHVLRGTKEDIRRELEYKMQPIMQQGGMVFGLDHRIPNGTPLENYRYYVDLGRELLGIEPRTKNQKGWQRMAFCGESIT, encoded by the coding sequence ATGTTTGTAGAACTTTTCGGCCCACTTATAGGTCTGGAAGAGGAGTGGGCCGCCCAAGGTGCAACACAGGACGAGTTGGACATGATCGCTTTTGATTGGGATTATGTAGATTTTATCGACTGTGGAGCCAATGCGTTCTTTTTAGGAAAAGTCACAGAGCCCAAAATCCTCGAAGAAAACGATAACTCTATTATAGCAGTTGATTCTCTGGGGCGAAAAACGAAACTATGCAAAGGCAGTTCCACCCTGCCGCTGCCGCTGGACTGGCCCGTCAAAGATATGCAAAGCTGGGAAAAGATCAAACCTCTTTTCAAGTATTCCGATGCGAGGATCGATGAAAAAAGTATTCTTCACGCAAAAAAACGGCAGCAGGAGGACGGATATATCGTCACCGCCAACATATTCGGAGCATTTGATACCATCCGGATGCTCATGGGCGATGAAAACGCCTGCATTGTCTATTATACCGATCCGGATCTTGCCCTTAATATTCTGAACACGATCACTGAAATGACCCTGAAAGTTTTTGAGCAGACTCTCAAAAAAATCCACGTGGACCAATTGATGACTCATGAGGATATGGCAGGAAAATCCGGCCCTTTAGTCGGGCCCAAACAAATCGAAGAATTTTACAAACCCTACTACCATAAAGTCTGGGATTTATTTGAGTCCCATGGAACCCCTATATTCCAGATGGATAGCGACGGCAATATCGAAAATATTATTGATGTTTTAATGGAATGCGGGATCAATTCGGTTTATCCTGTAGAACCGGCCGCAGGAATGGATATTGTTAAACTCCGCAAAAAATACGGCAATCAACTGATGATGTTCGGTGGGATCGATAAACATGTCCTTCGCGGAACCAAGGAAGACATTCGCAGGGAACTGGAGTACAAAATGCAGCCAATCATGCAGCAAGGCGGCATGGTCTTTGGCCTTGATCATCGGATACCAAACGGCACCCCGCTGGAAAACTACAGGTATTATGTTGATCTCGGGCGTGAACTGCTCGGGATTGAACCCAGAACGAAAAATCAGAAGGGTTGGCAACGAATGGCCTTCTGCGGCGAGTCTATCACATGA